The Acidobacteriota bacterium genomic interval AGAATGCCGCTGAGCATGCGCAGCGTGGTGCCGGAATTGCCGGCGTTCAGGGGACCGGAGGGCGCGTGCAGTCCGCGCAAGCCGGCCCCGGTGATGGCGACTTCTTCCGGCCCGCTGTGCTCGATACCCACGCCCAAAGCCGCCAGACACGCCAGCGTGCTCTGGCAGTCGGCGCCGGTCGCGTAATGGCTGAGCTTCGATGACCCTTCGGCCAGCGCGGCCAGCAGAGCACAGCGATGCGAGAGCGATTTGTCCCCCGGCGGCCGCACCGCACCAGAGAAGTTGCGGGCCGGAGTGAGAGCGAGATCCATCGAAAAATGTGGCAGGCGGACTGTAAGCCGGATTCTGTGCCGCGACCGAAATCGCGGCGGCAATCATTCCTCTGGAGCCGCCATTGCTGACGGCCTCTAGCGGCCTACCCGGAAGTTCAAGCGGACCGGGAAAGTCCTCCCTTCCCTATTTGGCCTTGCTCCACGTGGGGTTTGCCCTGCCTCCGCTGTCGCCAGCGGAGCGGTGCGCTCTTACCGCACCTTTTCACCCTTACCGCAGATGCGAACACCTGCGGCGGTACCTTTTCTGTGGCACTTTCCGTAAACCGGCTTTGTGAAGCCGGCCCCCTGGCCGTTAGCCAGCACGCTTCCCTGCGGAGTCCGGACTTTCCTCGACGCCGCGCGCTTGCGCGCGCTCCGCCGCGATTGCCCGCCCGCCTGCCGAACCTCTATTCTACGCCGCCCGCCGGATCCCAGCAGGCTAACCCCTCGCGGCGCGCCGCCTCCAGCAAACGATGATCGGAACTGACAAACTCAATCGGCTGAATCTGAAGTAGCACCATGGCCGCGGCTAGCTGCAGGGCGTCGGGCGCCCGCAAGGGGTGACGATCGATCAGAACCGCACTCAGGGCGAATACCACCTCATTCACGGGCTGGTAGGTCCAGGCGTGTCTCACGCGCTGCTCAAAGTGGACGAGCATCGAGCGGGCGTCGCCGCCGGACAGCACTCGCGAACGTTCCTTTGCGCGCACCACCGCGCGGAATTCGACGGCGCCGATGGAGCAGATGGCGCAAGGAAGGCCGCGGCCCGCGAAGGCGCGCATGGACTCGCTCCCCGTCTCTTCGAAATACAGCTTAAGGGCGGCACTCGAATCGAGGAAAGCGGTCGGCAATCAGTCTCCGTCGCGCATCCGGCGCAGCGTTACGGAGGCGGGCTCACCCTCAATTTTGATGGGAGTAAAATCCCATTTCGCCGGATGGGGGCCGAACAGCCGTTGCACCTCGGCATGGGCGCGATTCAATTGCAGACTCGAGGTAGGGAACTCGGGGTGTTTGGGGTTGGGCACGCGATGGACACGAATGAGGTCCATATCGATGGCACGCCGCAGAACACGATCGCGCTCCTCGGGGCTAGCGGCCCAGGAGTGGCGGCCGGGCAAGTAGGTGTCGCGCAACCACTTGAGCGCCACAAACGCGTATTGCGGAATCCGCTCGGCCTCGGCAAGGGTTTGGAGCAAATCCTCCAGGTGTTGCTCGGCGCCCGCCGAGACTGGCGCCTCCCGCAGCGTGATGAAGATGGAGTCGCCGGCGCCGAAGCTTTTTGCTGCGGAGGCATTCGCGCGTTTTTTGCGGGCCGCCTCCGGTTTGCTCCCGCTCAGCAGCGATACCGAAGCAATTTCTGTCCCCGCCGGCGCAATCCGCATTCGCACGAGTTGATTCTTGAGTTCTGCACTCAATTCGCCGATGGTCTTTGCGCCCATTGCTCCACTTATATTTATAAGGAAATCGATGGCCCCTGTCAATAGGAAAATTCCGGCTCCCATGCTAAAATCAAGCTCCGAAGGGGCGTGTAGCTCAGCTGGGAGAGCGCCGCGTTCGCAACGCGGAGGTCAGGGGTTCGATCCCCCTCACGTCCACCACTCCTCGTGACTGTTTCGGCTCGCTTCTGGACTTGGCTGGGGCTGGCGCTGCTCGCCGGCGGGTTGCTGGTGCTGCTGTTGCCGCACATGCCGGTGACCGCGCTCGGGGGCGGTCAACCTCAGGGCGCGCCACGATCCGATTGGCCTGCGGCGGCGGCCGCCCTCCTGGGCCTCATTCTCCTGCTTTGGCAGCAGCGACAGCGCACGCGCGCCAAGCAATAATCGGCAGAGAATGCCTCTGCGCTTTCGCCGCGTCGTGTTGGTCGTGCTCGACAGCGTGGGCATTGGCGCCATGCCCGATGCGGCGCGCTACGGGCCCGACGATGCGGCCAGCGATACGCTCGGCCACGTCCTCGCGCACTGCCCGACGCCCCTGCCGACGCTCGAGCGTCTGGGCCTGGGCCACATTCGGCCGCTTACGGGCGTCTCGGCGCAACGCCCGGCCACCGCCGGTTTTGGCCGCTGCGCGCTGCGCTCAGATGGTAAAGACACGACCACCGGCCACTGGGAAATGGCGGGCATCATCCTGGACCCGGGCTTTCCCGTATTTCCCGGCGGATTTCCTGCAGAGCTGATCCAGGCCTTCGAGCAGCGCATTGGGCGGCGCACCCTGGGCAACGTCGCCGCCAGCGGAACCGAAATCATCCAGCGCCTGGGCGCCGAGCATCTGCGCACCGGCTTTCCGATTGTCTATACTTCCGCCGACAGCGTCTTCCAGGTCGCAGCGCACGAGCAAGGCGTGCCGCTTGATCAGCTTTACTCGATGTGCGCAGCGGCGCGCGAGCTGCTGCAAGGCCCCTGGCGCGTGGGCCGCGTCATTGCGCGGCCGTTTATTGGCGACGCGGAGATCGGCTTCACGCGCACCCGAAACCGCCATGACTATGCCGTGCCGCCGCCGCCGGGCATGTTGCTGGACCGGCTGGAGGAGCAGCGCGTTCCGGTGCATGCCGTGGGCAAGATTTTCGACATCTTCCTTGGGCGCGGCATCACTTCGCACGCCGCCATGGAATCGAATGCCGACGGCCTTGCCCAGACGCTGGCCGCGCTGGGGCCGGTACGCGAGGGCCGGGCTGGGGCTCCCGGGGCCCCCAGCCCGGTCGAGCGTCAAGCGGGTGGCGTGGCGCAGCCACGCCCGGCCCCGCGCCAGTCAATCGAACGCGGCCTGATCTTCACCAATCTCGTCGACTTCGACATGCTCTACGGCCATCGCAACGACGTCACCGGCTACGCTGCCGCGCTGGCGGAAGCTGACGAGGGGCTGGGCCGCATTGTCGACGCCATGCGCCCGGATGATTTGCTGCTGCTGACCGCCGATCACGGTTGCGACCCGACCACGCCCTCAACCGACCACTCGCGCGAGTACGCTCCCCTGCTGGCGTATGCGCCGGGCGCACGGGCGGTCAATCTGGGCACGCGCGCCTCGCTCGCCGACATCGGCGCCACGATTGCGGAAAACTTCGGGACCCAGCTCGCCGCCGGCGAATCGTTTCTCGCCGAGATTACAGCAGCGGATTCCGCACCCGAAGCCCGCGCATCCGGCTGAAATCACGATCGGCTGACCAGAGCTCCTCCACGCCGTGCTGGAGGCACAGCGCCGCGACATGGGCATCGTGAATGACACTCCCCGCCAAATGCCCGGCCTGCACGAGTTCCTGCAACCGCTCCCAATACCCCGCCGCCTCGCCCAGTAGGCGCAGACTGGGCGACGCCATCCAAAGTTCCACTTGCCGTAGCGCCGCCGGCAGCGGCGTCGGCGGTTTAAAGGCTCTCGGATTCGTGGCAACGCCCAGAAATTCGTGAATACAGGGCCACGGAATCGCCCACCGCTCCGCCCCCTCCGACAGCTTCTTCAACAGCTCGCTGGCGGCGCTGTTCCACGGCAACTCGGCGCGATGAGCGTACAGCAGAATGTTGGTGTCAACCGCGATCATCACCGTCCGGGGGCAGAGGATTCCCGCCGTGCCCCTCGTAGATAATGTCGCGCAGCTCCGGCCAGGTGAAGTCCTTCACCATGCCCTGGCCGCGGTAGGAACCGTCTTTCAGCTTGAACGGCTTTTTGGGTTTGCGCTTCTGCTCCAGCGCCAAGCGTAAGCCATCCTCCACCAGTTCCCGCAGCGTGATCTTCTGCTCGTGCGCGACGGCCTTGGCTTCCTGCAGCAAGCCGTCGGCGATCTCCACCGTCGTCTTCATGGACCCATACTACCATATCGTGCAGTATGGGTGAGCTGGCTCAATGCTGTGCGCGCCGCGGCAGACTGAGCAGATTGGCGAAGAGGCGATAGGCGCCGGGCACGCCATCGGCGAGCTGGCGATAGAGCGCCACGCCTTCGTAGACGTACACGCCTTTGCCGTAAGCGGCGTAGAGCAGACCGCCTTTTTGCGGCGGCTGCTCCGGGTCATGCGTCTCGATCAGCGCCGTGTAGCGCGGGTCCCAGCTTTGCATGAAGCCGTGGCCGCGCTCCTCGACCCAGCCCCGAAAATCGGCTTCGGTGATGTGGTTGGGCCAGTTCAGCAGCGGATCGCTGGGCTTGAGAATGTTGACCGGATCGGTTTCGACCACCACCCGCTCGCCGTTCCCACCCAGCGAATAGGGATATGGGCCGTAGTCATGATCGTACTCGGAGGTCTGGTATTGCACGATGAGCACGCCGCCGTTATGCACGTAATGCAGCAGGCGGCCATTGAAGGTGCGCAACTCGGGGCGCGCGGCATAGGTGCGGATGCCGAGCACGATGACGTCATAGGCGCCCAGATCACCGTTGGCGATGTCACTGGCGCTCAGGAACTGCATGTGCACGCCCAGGTTCACCAGATCCTGGGCGACATGATCGCCGGTGCCGCTGACGTAGCCGACCTTCAGGCCCGGCGCCATCGCCACCTGCACGCCGCGGGTTTTGTAGATCGCCGGGAAATAGAGGCTGTAGGGGCGCAGGCCCATGTACCCGGCGGTGTGATAGCCCTCTTCGTAGTCGTGGCCGTCGTAGCGGGCCACGGCGGTGATGCTGTAGCTGGAGCGGGTGAGATCGCGGGGCGTGACGGTGAAATGCAGCGGTGCTTCTTCGCCGCTTTGCTGCAACGCGAAGCCGGCGCTCGCGGGAGACGCCGTCCAGCCCTCGGGCAAGCGCAGATGCACACTGCCGCGCGCCGGGCCGGGTACATTGCTGTGCACCGTTACCGTCAGACTCACTGCATGCGCCGACAGCGGCACAATCCCCTGGCGCGGATCGACCACCACGGAAATCGGCGGCGCCACCACCAGCGGATTCTCGACGATGCCGCTGGCCTCCGGGCGCGCCACGGTTTCCACATCCTGCGCCATGGTGAGCGTCACACCCGCGTAGCTGATTTTCGCCCAGGCGGCGAGCGGATAGGGCGTGGTGGGCAAGGTCACGTAGCGGGGATCGTCGATGTCGTACCAGGGCTGAATATCATTGGGCCGCGAATAATAAGGACGCGTCGACGGAGCCTTCGCCGGCACGGTCACGGTGAAGACCTCTTCCGCAGCCGGCGCCGGTTGCGAAATGGTCCAATCCGGCTGAGCGGAAGCGGTGCGCAACGTGACCGAACTCAGCGCGAGCGGCGCGTGGGTGGGATTGGCAAAGTGGGTATCGACCCGGAACTGCTCGCCCGGAATCACCACCTGCCGGCTCACCGCCGGACCACCCCGTCCGCCGCGGCCGCGCCCTGCCACGCGCACGGTGAACTGCAATCCGAGCGCCTCGACAATGGCGTCATTGAACTGCGCCTGCTTGATGCGCAGCTCGTGCTCGATGTCGGCCTTGGCGGCCGCGCTGAAATCGCCTGCGGCGACCTGCTGTATCAGCGCGTTCATCGCCGCCAGCCCGTGCGCCAGCACCGGCGCAATCGCCTGCGGCTGATGGCCACGGAACTGCCGCATCGCCTGCTCCACGTCACCGTTGATGGCCCGCAGCGCCTCCCGCAGCGCGCCGGTATTTTCTCCCGGTGCGAGATCCGCGATGCCTGCGAGCGAAGTGTCAATGCCGGCGAACATTGAACCTTCGTGGCCGGTGGTTTTCACCTCGCTGCCATAAAGATGATAGGGCGTGCTCTCCGGCCTCAGGTCGGGAATACCGATGCCGCTCAACTGCGTGCGCTGCTCCGCCAGTCCCTGGCGCGCGAGCTGCGTGAACGAGGCGCCGAGCACGGGATCATAGGTTCCTTCCGGAACCGCCACGTTGACCGAGGGTTTGCCCTCGATCCAGCGCTGCTGCACGTAGTCGTAAACGCGGCCGGGCGTGTAAATCCCGCGCGCGTAGTCGAAAATGCCCTTGGGCGTAAAGGCGCGCATGGGAACGCGGGCGTAGACCTTGCTCGCGTGCCAGGGAAGCAATCCCGCGCGAATCTGTTCGGGGAACAGCTTGGGATCGGCGGCGGCAGCGTAAACCTCCTGCGCCAGCTCGCCCGAGGCGGCATGGTTGCCGTGGCCATCGCTGGGACCGCCGACGAAGGTTGAGGCGATCACCAGCGGCCGTACCTGCCGCACCACGCGGACCACATCGGCCAGCACGCGCTCGCGGCCCCACTGCTGAAAGGTCTCTTCCTTGGTTTTGGAGAAACCGAAATCGACCACCCGGGTGAAGAACTGCTGCACTCCGTAATAGCGGTCAGCGGCGAGCAGCTCCTGGGTGCGCACCAGGCCAAGGGCGTCGTTGAAGTCGTTCGACATCAGGTTCTGCCCGCCCTCGCCGCGGTTGAGCGTCAGCAGCGCGACGCGCGCCCCCTGGCCGCGCGATTCGTAGGTGAGCAAACCGCCGTCTTCATCATCCGGGTGCGCCACGATGAACAGCAGGCTGGCGCGGGTGTGCAGCTTTTCCAGGCTCTGCCACACCGCCGCCGCGCCGCGATCCATTGGAAGCTGGCGGCTGGCGACCAGTGGCGCGATGGCGATGGCGCGCGGCGGCGGCGCCTGCCCCCGCACCGCTATCGCCGCGGCCAGCAACAATCCTGTCGCAATCGCGCATGCACGCAGCTTCATGGACCCGCTCCTCAGGAAACAATTCATCGTAACAAAACGGGCCTAGAGTAAAGCTATGAGCGCTTCCGTACCTGGCAACTTGGGCGGGTTGCTGCCCAGCCTGGAACAGATCTACAAGGACCTGCATACCCATCCGGAGCTGTCGATGCAGGAGACACGCACCGCGGGGGTGGCGGCGGAAAAGCTGCGCGCGGCCGGATACAAGGTTACGTCAGGTGTGGGGAAGACGGGTGTGGTCGGGCTGCTCGAGAACGGCGCTGGGCCGGAGGTGATGCTGCGCGCCGACATGGATGCGCTGCCGGTCACCGAGGCCACCGGCCTTGCCTATGCGAGCACAACGCCCGGCGTGATGCACGCCTGCGGCCACGACATGCACGTCGCCTGGTTGATCGGCGCGGCCACGCTGTTTGCCCAGGCCCGGGATCAGTGGCACGGCACACTGATGGCCACCTTTCAACCGGCGGAAGAAACCGCTGCGGGCGCACAGGCCATGATCGACGACGGCCTGTTCCGGCGCTTTCCCAAGCCGAACGTCGTGCTGGGCCAGCATGTGATGAGCATGCCGTCGGGAACCGTTGCCGGCCGCGCGGGCGCGACCACGTCGGCGGCGGACAGCCTCGAAATCCGGCTCTTCGGCCGCGGCGCGCACGGCTCCATGCCGGAGGCGAGCGTCGATCCGGTGGTGATGGCGGCTTCCGTGGTGCTGCGGCTGCAGACCATAGTGTCGCGCGAGGTGGCCGCCAACGACGCCGTGGTGGTCACCATCGGCGCGCTGCAGGCCGGCACCAAGGAAAATGTGATTCCCGACGAGGCGGTGATCAAGCTCAACGTGCGCACCTTTGACGAAGGCGTGCGCCAGCACGTACTGGCGGCGATCACACGCATCGTCAATGCTGAGGCAGCCGCCTCCGGTGCGCCCCGGCCTCCGGAGATCAAGCCCCTCGACCGCTACCCGCTGGTGCGCAACGATCCCCAGGCAACCCAGCGCGTCGAGGAGGCGCTGCGCCAGCATTTCGGCGCGGATCGCGTCCGGGACACTAAGCCCACGATGGCGAGCGAGGACTTCGGCTCCTTCGGCAGCGAATGGGGCGTGCCCTCGGTGTTCTGGTTTGTGGGTGGAATTGACGCCGCAGCGTATGCGCAGGCCGAAAAAGAGGGCAAGCTGGGCACGATCCCGGTCAATCACAGCCCGCACTTTGCGCCCGTGCTCCACCCCACGCTGGAAACCGGCGTCGAAGCACTGGTAGTTGCTGCGCAGGCGTGGTTGTCTTCATAATGAGCGCACTTGGTAATTACCGAACACGTCGTCATCTCGACGCTGCTGGTGGTGTTTGACCTGGGCGGCACGTTTGTGTTCGCGCTCAGCGGCGCGACCGCGGGCGTAAAGCACCGGCTGGATCTGTTTGGCGTCCTGGTGCTGGCCTTTGCCGCGGGCAATGCTGGCGGCATCACCCGCGACCTCATGATCGGTGCGACGCCGCCCGCGGCCATCTACGATTGGCGCTACGTCGGAGTCTCGGTTCTGGCCGGCCTGATCACCTTCCGCTGGAGTGGCACCATCAACCGGTTGAGCAGCCCCGTGCTGACCTTCGATGCCGCCGGCCTGGCGATGTTCGCGGTCGCCGGGGCGAGCAAGGCGCTGGCCTACCATGCCGGACCGGTGGCGGCGGTGCTGCTGGGCATGACCACCGGCATCGGCGGCGGCG includes:
- a CDS encoding PIN domain-containing protein, producing MPTAFLDSSAALKLYFEETGSESMRAFAGRGLPCAICSIGAVEFRAVVRAKERSRVLSGGDARSMLVHFEQRVRHAWTYQPVNEVVFALSAVLIDRHPLRAPDALQLAAAMVLLQIQPIEFVSSDHRLLEAARREGLACWDPAGGVE
- a CDS encoding phosphopentomutase, whose amino-acid sequence is MPLRFRRVVLVVLDSVGIGAMPDAARYGPDDAASDTLGHVLAHCPTPLPTLERLGLGHIRPLTGVSAQRPATAGFGRCALRSDGKDTTTGHWEMAGIILDPGFPVFPGGFPAELIQAFEQRIGRRTLGNVAASGTEIIQRLGAEHLRTGFPIVYTSADSVFQVAAHEQGVPLDQLYSMCAAARELLQGPWRVGRVIARPFIGDAEIGFTRTRNRHDYAVPPPPGMLLDRLEEQRVPVHAVGKIFDIFLGRGITSHAAMESNADGLAQTLAALGPVREGRAGAPGAPSPVERQAGGVAQPRPAPRQSIERGLIFTNLVDFDMLYGHRNDVTGYAAALAEADEGLGRIVDAMRPDDLLLLTADHGCDPTTPSTDHSREYAPLLAYAPGARAVNLGTRASLADIGATIAENFGTQLAAGESFLAEITAADSAPEARASG
- a CDS encoding PIN domain-containing protein, yielding MIAVDTNILLYAHRAELPWNSAASELLKKLSEGAERWAIPWPCIHEFLGVATNPRAFKPPTPLPAALRQVELWMASPSLRLLGEAAGYWERLQELVQAGHLAGSVIHDAHVAALCLQHGVEELWSADRDFSRMRGLRVRNPLL
- a CDS encoding DUF2191 domain-containing protein, whose product is MKTTVEIADGLLQEAKAVAHEQKITLRELVEDGLRLALEQKRKPKKPFKLKDGSYRGQGMVKDFTWPELRDIIYEGHGGNPLPPDGDDRG
- a CDS encoding PIG-L family deacetylase — its product is MNCFLRSGSMKLRACAIATGLLLAAAIAVRGQAPPPRAIAIAPLVASRQLPMDRGAAAVWQSLEKLHTRASLLFIVAHPDDEDGGLLTYESRGQGARVALLTLNRGEGGQNLMSNDFNDALGLVRTQELLAADRYYGVQQFFTRVVDFGFSKTKEETFQQWGRERVLADVVRVVRQVRPLVIASTFVGGPSDGHGNHAASGELAQEVYAAAADPKLFPEQIRAGLLPWHASKVYARVPMRAFTPKGIFDYARGIYTPGRVYDYVQQRWIEGKPSVNVAVPEGTYDPVLGASFTQLARQGLAEQRTQLSGIGIPDLRPESTPYHLYGSEVKTTGHEGSMFAGIDTSLAGIADLAPGENTGALREALRAINGDVEQAMRQFRGHQPQAIAPVLAHGLAAMNALIQQVAAGDFSAAAKADIEHELRIKQAQFNDAIVEALGLQFTVRVAGRGRGGRGGPAVSRQVVIPGEQFRVDTHFANPTHAPLALSSVTLRTASAQPDWTISQPAPAAEEVFTVTVPAKAPSTRPYYSRPNDIQPWYDIDDPRYVTLPTTPYPLAAWAKISYAGVTLTMAQDVETVARPEASGIVENPLVVAPPISVVVDPRQGIVPLSAHAVSLTVTVHSNVPGPARGSVHLRLPEGWTASPASAGFALQQSGEEAPLHFTVTPRDLTRSSYSITAVARYDGHDYEEGYHTAGYMGLRPYSLYFPAIYKTRGVQVAMAPGLKVGYVSGTGDHVAQDLVNLGVHMQFLSASDIANGDLGAYDVIVLGIRTYAARPELRTFNGRLLHYVHNGGVLIVQYQTSEYDHDYGPYPYSLGGNGERVVVETDPVNILKPSDPLLNWPNHITEADFRGWVEERGHGFMQSWDPRYTALIETHDPEQPPQKGGLLYAAYGKGVYVYEGVALYRQLADGVPGAYRLFANLLSLPRRAQH
- a CDS encoding amidohydrolase, which produces MSASVPGNLGGLLPSLEQIYKDLHTHPELSMQETRTAGVAAEKLRAAGYKVTSGVGKTGVVGLLENGAGPEVMLRADMDALPVTEATGLAYASTTPGVMHACGHDMHVAWLIGAATLFAQARDQWHGTLMATFQPAEETAAGAQAMIDDGLFRRFPKPNVVLGQHVMSMPSGTVAGRAGATTSAADSLEIRLFGRGAHGSMPEASVDPVVMAASVVLRLQTIVSREVAANDAVVVTIGALQAGTKENVIPDEAVIKLNVRTFDEGVRQHVLAAITRIVNAEAAASGAPRPPEIKPLDRYPLVRNDPQATQRVEEALRQHFGADRVRDTKPTMASEDFGSFGSEWGVPSVFWFVGGIDAAAYAQAEKEGKLGTIPVNHSPHFAPVLHPTLETGVEALVVAAQAWLSS
- a CDS encoding trimeric intracellular cation channel family protein, translating into MSTLLVVFDLGGTFVFALSGATAGVKHRLDLFGVLVLAFAAGNAGGITRDLMIGATPPAAIYDWRYVGVSVLAGLITFRWSGTINRLSSPVLTFDAAGLAMFAVAGASKALAYHAGPVAAVLLGMTTGIGGGVVRDVLVREIPSVLRTELYAVAALVGAGAVVVGNGLHTSPVAAAIVGAGLCFALRIAAMRRGWGLPVARITGA